One part of the Rutidosis leptorrhynchoides isolate AG116_Rl617_1_P2 chromosome 1, CSIRO_AGI_Rlap_v1, whole genome shotgun sequence genome encodes these proteins:
- the LOC139871320 gene encoding oil body-associated protein 2A-like, whose product MALGSHMLDKGAKMLQPLKPINQMSQHACTFALYSQGMSRQIETHHFVTRINQDFLQCAVYDSDDSSGRLIGVEYIVSDRIFDTLPPDEQKLWHSEIQSGLLVHPRVPEMVAKPELDNLAKTYGKFWCTWQTDRGDKLPIGPPSLMMSPQQEAECMVRPELVKKRDDKYNISTAAIRGSRTDIMGPGKLHSVADHWRNHNKCFAIDVENTVMNKITLFP is encoded by the exons ATGGCATTAGGGTCACATATGCTCGATAAAGGAGCTAAAATGCTTCAGCCGCTAAAACCCATTAACCAAATGAGTCAGCATGCATGCACTTTTGCTTTGTATAGTCAAGGTATGTCTCGTCAAATTGAAACTCATCACTTTGTGACACGAATTAACCAAGATTTTCTTCAGTGTGCTGTTTACGACTCGGATGACTCGTCTGGTCGACTCATCGGAGTCGAATATATAGTTTCGGATCGTATATTTGATACTTTGCCACCCGATGAACAAAAACTGTGGCACTCAGAG ATACAATCAGGGTTGTTGGTGCATCCGAGGGTTCCGGAAATGGTTGCGAAACCCGAGCTCGACAACCTGGCCAAAACATACGGAAAGTTCTGGTGCACTTGGCAGACCGATAGAG GTGATAAGCTGCCGATCGGGCCACCATCGCTTATGATGTCGCCGCAACAAGAAGCGGAGTGCATGGTGAGACCCGAGTTGGTGAAAAAGAGAGATGACAAGTACAACATATCAACAGCTGCAATTCGAGGGTCGAGAACCGATATTATGGGCCCAGGGAAGTTGCACTCCGTAGCTGATCACTGGAGAAATCATAATAAATGTTTCGCTATCGATGTTGAAAACACGGTGATGAATAAGATAACCCTGTTCCCATGA